A genomic stretch from Sulfurimonas sediminis includes:
- a CDS encoding response regulator transcription factor, whose translation MKKISILMIEDDLVLAELISDYLRNADMDILIQGDPTTILSLLKNKKFDIIILDLTLPKMDGLFLCEQISTLYKTPIIISSARGGVSDKVLGLEKGADDYIAKPYDPRELVARIHAHLRQKKSNVIVGQKIQFGEFSVDKARMLIFQNENELSLTIAEYGILLLFLEERGRVLSRGTILDSVDGMSWESDERSIDVIISRLRCKLGDTPRNSKYIESIRGIGYRMKE comes from the coding sequence ATGAAAAAAATAAGTATACTTATGATCGAAGATGATCTTGTGTTAGCTGAGCTAATTTCTGACTATCTTCGCAATGCAGATATGGACATTCTTATACAAGGTGACCCAACTACAATACTCTCTTTGCTAAAAAATAAAAAATTTGACATCATTATATTGGACTTAACCCTTCCAAAGATGGATGGTTTATTTTTATGTGAACAAATTTCCACCTTATACAAAACACCTATTATTATTTCATCCGCACGGGGAGGTGTGAGTGACAAAGTACTTGGCTTGGAAAAAGGAGCTGATGATTACATTGCAAAACCATATGATCCACGAGAACTAGTCGCAAGAATTCATGCACACTTAAGACAAAAAAAAAGCAATGTTATTGTAGGACAAAAAATTCAATTTGGAGAGTTCAGTGTTGATAAAGCACGGATGCTTATATTTCAAAATGAAAATGAACTATCTTTAACTATAGCTGAATACGGTATTCTACTTCTATTTTTAGAAGAAAGAGGTCGAGTCCTTTCTCGTGGCACCATTCTTGACAGTGTTGATGGCATGAGTTGGGAAAGCGATGAAAGAAGTATTGATGTCATTATTAGCCGGCTACGATGCAAACTTGGTGATACTCCAAGAAATTCAAAGTATATAGAATCTATTCGTGGCATAGGATACAGGATGAAAGAATGA